One Bacillus amyloliquefaciens DSM 7 = ATCC 23350 DNA window includes the following coding sequences:
- a CDS encoding carbohydrate ABC transporter permease: protein MRISLVSRKRFIPYLFLAPALIFLLFVYIPIFENVFFSLFEWSSFQPEKTFIGFKNYIDLFHDPVFFTALRNNVLYAVISLICQVGGGLILAAVLEDRLVRKWSPFFRTVFFLPVVISMTVIALLFDFIYNPEIGLLNQLLEAVGLDELTRAWLGDENTAMLSVIFVSQWQSVGYIAMLYIVSIQSIPAELYESAQLDGAGKIQQFFHITVPQTKEMSFVAVVMTLTGAFTVFNEPYILTGGGPGNASEVLSTFLYKSAFTKDMMGYASAIATVVLLLTLALSLIQMKFFKTGKEE from the coding sequence ATGAGGATTTCCTTGGTCAGCCGAAAACGTTTCATTCCGTATCTGTTTCTCGCGCCCGCGCTGATTTTCTTGCTGTTCGTTTATATCCCGATTTTTGAGAATGTGTTTTTCAGTCTGTTTGAATGGAGCTCATTTCAACCCGAAAAGACGTTTATCGGTTTTAAAAATTATATTGATTTGTTTCACGATCCCGTGTTTTTTACAGCACTCCGCAACAATGTGCTGTATGCGGTCATATCGCTGATTTGCCAGGTAGGCGGCGGGTTGATTCTGGCGGCCGTGCTGGAAGACAGGCTGGTAAGAAAATGGTCGCCGTTTTTCCGTACGGTATTTTTTCTTCCGGTCGTCATTTCCATGACCGTCATTGCGCTTTTGTTTGATTTTATTTATAACCCGGAAATCGGGCTTTTGAATCAGCTGCTGGAAGCCGTGGGACTGGATGAACTGACCCGTGCGTGGCTGGGCGATGAAAATACCGCTATGCTGTCTGTCATTTTTGTGTCTCAATGGCAGTCCGTCGGTTACATCGCCATGCTGTACATTGTCTCGATTCAGAGCATTCCTGCTGAATTATATGAATCGGCGCAGCTGGACGGAGCCGGAAAAATCCAGCAGTTTTTTCACATTACGGTGCCGCAGACGAAAGAAATGTCGTTTGTTGCCGTGGTGATGACGCTGACCGGCGCGTTTACCGTATTTAATGAACCGTATATTCTGACCGGCGGCGGACCGGGCAACGCTTCGGAAGTGCTGAGCACATTTTTGTATAAGAGCGCTTTTACAAAAGATATGATGGGCTACGCTTCCGCGATTGCGACGGTGGTGCTTTTGCTGACGCTTGCCCTGTCGCTTATTCAGATGAAATTCTTTAAGACCGGAAAGGAGGAGTAG
- a CDS encoding carbohydrate ABC transporter permease, which translates to MLPERTDLSHPRQTVRTAGKRRKWYIGETSVWLFLFIYFIAVAYPLLWMAVSAFKSSDEIFEHSWSLPSVWHPENFVSAWNQGISAYFMNSVIVTVLTCLITVFVSALAAYGLARFHFKGKGFVLIICLGGLMLTPQVSLVPLYSIIQSLGLYNTYWALILPYAAYRIPFTVILIRSYFLSISKELEEAAYLDGCTSLGVFFRIFLPMSVPILVTSGILTAYHTWNEFMFAIIFIDDENLRTIPAGLMQFRDALQTDWGVLLAGLTISAAPIIVLFLLMQRYFIRGIAAGSVKG; encoded by the coding sequence ATGCTTCCTGAAAGGACGGACTTGAGTCATCCGCGGCAGACTGTCAGAACAGCCGGAAAGCGGAGAAAATGGTATATCGGGGAAACGTCTGTATGGCTGTTTCTCTTTATCTACTTCATTGCCGTCGCTTATCCGCTGTTATGGATGGCGGTCAGCGCCTTTAAAAGCTCGGATGAAATTTTTGAGCACAGCTGGTCGCTGCCGTCTGTTTGGCATCCTGAAAACTTCGTCTCCGCATGGAACCAGGGGATTTCCGCTTATTTTATGAACAGCGTCATTGTGACCGTGCTGACTTGTCTCATAACCGTATTTGTGAGCGCCCTGGCGGCATACGGGCTGGCCCGTTTTCATTTTAAAGGAAAAGGGTTTGTGCTTATCATTTGTCTTGGCGGATTGATGCTGACGCCGCAGGTCAGTCTTGTGCCGCTGTACTCCATTATCCAGTCATTGGGGCTGTACAATACGTATTGGGCTTTGATCCTTCCGTACGCAGCCTATCGTATTCCGTTTACCGTTATTCTGATCCGTTCTTATTTTTTGTCGATTTCCAAAGAGCTTGAGGAAGCTGCCTATCTGGATGGATGTACAAGTCTGGGGGTATTTTTCAGAATATTCTTACCTATGAGTGTGCCGATTCTGGTGACATCGGGCATTTTGACGGCTTACCATACGTGGAATGAGTTTATGTTTGCGATTATTTTTATCGATGATGAAAATTTACGTACGATTCCGGCCGGACTGATGCAGTTCAGAGATGCGCTGCAGACGGATTGGGGCGTACTGCTGGCCGGGCTGACGATTTCGGCTGCGCCGATCATAGTGCTGTTTTTATTGATGCAGAGATATTTTATCCGCGGCATTGCAGCGGGAAGCGTGAAAGGATAA
- a CDS encoding MerR family transcriptional regulator produces the protein MNIKEAARQTGLTKKAIKYYEQEGLITVSKNPDNGYREYSAQDVNTLKMIAALRMLALSVSDIKAFLLEGTSLHDILRQQHEKLSRQIEELEQERKLTEMLLKRVEDAENVDSILHDIGEVKIDEPKYMGLQLKKLFPGDFGEFIAALFEPFLDFSIDTDEKKAAWAELIKVLDDMDEVPAAHPMMQLVGKEDPAQLQQHKAQHDQFIERILERDPATWDTHKNTIIQLVKRVQTDEEYRESLIKIGESASDLPALKAGSPFSNLLQKLSPKYDTYVRLHLELKKEADEELGFDSEAYLNQMLQIKKR, from the coding sequence ATGAATATCAAAGAAGCCGCCCGGCAGACGGGTCTCACGAAAAAAGCCATCAAATATTATGAGCAGGAAGGTTTAATCACTGTCAGTAAAAACCCTGATAACGGATACCGTGAGTATTCCGCTCAGGACGTGAATACGCTGAAAATGATTGCCGCCCTCCGAATGCTGGCACTGTCCGTAAGTGATATTAAAGCGTTCCTCTTAGAGGGCACCAGCCTGCATGATATACTGCGGCAGCAGCATGAAAAACTCAGCCGGCAGATTGAAGAGCTTGAGCAGGAACGGAAATTGACCGAAATGCTGCTCAAACGGGTGGAGGATGCAGAAAACGTCGATTCGATTTTACATGATATCGGCGAGGTCAAAATAGATGAACCAAAGTATATGGGGCTTCAGCTGAAGAAACTGTTCCCGGGAGATTTCGGAGAATTTATTGCCGCGCTGTTTGAACCTTTCCTCGACTTTTCTATTGATACAGATGAGAAAAAAGCGGCATGGGCGGAGCTTATTAAAGTATTGGATGATATGGATGAAGTTCCGGCTGCACACCCGATGATGCAGCTTGTCGGCAAGGAGGACCCGGCTCAGCTCCAGCAGCACAAAGCCCAGCATGATCAATTCATCGAGCGGATTTTGGAGAGAGACCCAGCCACTTGGGACACTCATAAAAACACAATCATTCAGCTTGTGAAAAGAGTGCAGACGGATGAAGAATACAGAGAAAGCCTGATCAAGATCGGGGAATCCGCTTCTGATCTGCCCGCGCTGAAAGCGGGCTCGCCTTTCAGCAATCTTCTTCAAAAGCTCAGTCCGAAATATGACACATATGTGCGGCTTCATCTAGAACTGAAAAAGGAAGCCGACGAGGAACTCGGCTTTGATTCAGAGGCATACTTAAATCAGATGCTGCAAATTAAAAAACGCTAA
- a CDS encoding sporulation delaying protein family toxin codes for MVKSKKSAAAMMLVFVLMIALVGPHATAKTEASVSYSGEDIFSGIFFGQGEVAKLLPEVWDTKAVKKINQDELKQVSDQVIADIKKSSPDYFKKLKAAVYSGDYEKVNSVIDQGSQIMAKVLKEEFDKKSMDKGKSTAIGQCATAVWVFLNAAAAIETIALAVAAIILTVASVDEDSDLGKEQLIANVVDRINAQH; via the coding sequence ATGGTTAAAAGCAAAAAATCCGCTGCCGCCATGATGCTGGTGTTTGTTTTAATGATCGCATTAGTCGGCCCGCATGCCACAGCGAAAACTGAGGCATCCGTCTCTTATTCGGGTGAAGACATTTTTTCCGGCATCTTTTTCGGACAAGGTGAGGTCGCAAAGCTTCTTCCTGAAGTATGGGATACGAAAGCCGTCAAAAAGATTAATCAGGATGAATTAAAGCAAGTTTCCGATCAGGTGATCGCTGATATTAAAAAGTCATCGCCGGATTATTTTAAGAAGTTAAAAGCGGCGGTCTACAGCGGCGATTATGAGAAAGTGAACAGCGTCATCGATCAAGGCTCACAGATTATGGCGAAAGTGCTGAAAGAAGAGTTTGACAAAAAAAGCATGGACAAAGGAAAATCAACGGCCATCGGACAATGCGCAACGGCTGTATGGGTATTTTTAAACGCGGCGGCTGCCATAGAGACGATCGCTCTTGCCGTAGCGGCCATCATTTTGACGGTAGCAAGCGTTGACGAAGATTCCGACTTAGGAAAAGAGCAGCTCATCGCAAATGTCGTTGACCGCATTAATGCGCAGCACTGA
- a CDS encoding SIS domain-containing protein has translation MSQTAAQVNHKVQAFLDDLKGKTIDHVFFVACGGSSAIMYPSKYVFDREAKAISSDLYSSNEFIQRNPVQLGENTLVILCSHSGNTPETVKAAGFARKKGALTIAMTFEPDSPLAKEAEYVAVYDWGENAQAINTNYGVLYQIVFGALHVLENHLAFEQAIDGLNKLQAVYDKALKQEADHAKAFAKAHEKEDIIYTMASGANYGVAYSYSICILMEMQWIHSHAIHAGEYFHGPFEIIDESVPFIILLGLDETRPLEERALSFSKRYGKKLTVLDAETYDFSGIDDSVKGYLAPLVLNRVLRSYADELAEARNHPLSQRRYMWKVEY, from the coding sequence TTGAGTCAAACTGCCGCACAAGTGAATCACAAGGTTCAGGCTTTCTTGGATGATCTGAAAGGAAAAACGATTGATCATGTCTTTTTCGTTGCATGCGGAGGGTCTTCAGCCATTATGTATCCGAGCAAGTATGTGTTTGACAGAGAGGCGAAAGCCATCAGCTCTGATCTCTACAGTTCGAATGAGTTTATCCAGCGCAATCCCGTTCAGCTCGGAGAAAACACTCTCGTGATCCTATGCTCTCATTCAGGCAATACGCCGGAAACGGTGAAAGCCGCCGGTTTCGCCAGAAAAAAAGGCGCGCTTACGATTGCGATGACTTTTGAGCCTGACTCGCCGTTAGCGAAAGAAGCCGAATATGTCGCGGTTTATGACTGGGGTGAAAACGCACAGGCGATAAATACGAATTACGGAGTTCTGTATCAAATCGTATTCGGCGCTTTACACGTGCTGGAAAACCATCTCGCGTTTGAACAGGCGATCGACGGACTCAATAAGCTCCAGGCCGTTTATGACAAAGCGCTTAAACAAGAAGCGGATCACGCAAAGGCATTCGCGAAAGCCCACGAAAAAGAAGATATCATTTACACGATGGCAAGCGGTGCAAACTACGGCGTCGCTTACTCCTACAGCATCTGCATTCTCATGGAAATGCAATGGATTCATTCCCACGCCATTCATGCCGGAGAATATTTTCACGGACCGTTCGAAATCATTGATGAATCCGTTCCATTTATTATCCTTCTCGGCTTAGACGAAACAAGACCCCTTGAAGAGCGGGCGCTTTCCTTCTCCAAAAGATACGGCAAAAAACTGACTGTCCTTGATGCCGAAACATATGATTTTTCCGGAATTGACGATTCTGTAAAAGGATATCTGGCTCCGCTCGTATTAAATCGGGTGCTCAGAAGCTATGCGGATGAGCTGGCAGAAGCAAGGAACCATCCATTAAGCCAGCGGCGCTACATGTGGAAAGTCGAATATTAA
- a CDS encoding ABC transporter substrate-binding protein, translating into MKKLICLFVLLAVCLSAAACSSQSSSSAGKVNLKFFHRWPKEPEKSYFEEAVKEFEAAHPDIHIQTEAVLNDSYKDKVKVMLGTTSPPDIFFSWSDRFAYKFIKGDKALDLSSYYQKDKDWSSQLVQSQVKPFTHDGKEYGVPWQMDAKSFFYNKDIFNKLHLKPPATWDELITVSEKLKENGYIPISFGTKAPWTISHYIGTLNQRMVDEKTRAKDYNPKTGAFTDEGYIKALEKLQELLPYFTKHVNSVDHEYVRQQFTSGKAAMIYAETAEIKLVEPVNLGLFPFPEISGEKGSPRALTGSPEGFMISSKTKHPKEAMEFLQFLTSKKMGEKLIKDVGKYSAVQGTATENNTSPIQREAVQDIVRAESMVPWFDMDVDVEIADVYAAGVQQMLGGTMTPREVMKSVQKAARQVKASSAE; encoded by the coding sequence CTGAAAAAGCTCATCTGCCTGTTCGTTCTGTTAGCCGTATGTCTGTCAGCAGCCGCCTGTTCAAGCCAAAGCAGTTCCTCTGCCGGAAAAGTGAACCTGAAGTTTTTTCACAGGTGGCCGAAAGAGCCGGAAAAAAGCTATTTTGAAGAAGCAGTCAAAGAATTTGAAGCCGCCCATCCGGACATTCACATCCAAACGGAAGCGGTATTAAACGATTCTTATAAAGACAAGGTGAAAGTCATGCTCGGAACAACGAGCCCTCCTGATATTTTCTTTTCATGGAGCGACCGGTTTGCTTACAAATTCATCAAAGGAGATAAAGCACTCGATCTGTCGTCTTACTATCAGAAAGATAAAGATTGGTCCTCACAGCTTGTACAGTCACAAGTCAAACCCTTTACGCATGACGGAAAAGAGTACGGTGTTCCGTGGCAAATGGACGCTAAATCATTCTTTTATAATAAAGACATTTTTAACAAATTACATTTGAAGCCCCCGGCGACATGGGATGAGCTGATCACAGTCTCTGAGAAATTGAAAGAGAACGGATATATTCCGATCAGTTTCGGCACAAAAGCGCCTTGGACCATTTCTCATTATATCGGCACGCTGAACCAGCGTATGGTCGATGAAAAAACGCGGGCCAAGGATTACAACCCGAAAACCGGGGCGTTTACGGATGAAGGCTATATCAAAGCGCTGGAAAAGCTTCAGGAGCTTCTCCCGTACTTTACAAAGCATGTGAATTCCGTGGATCACGAATATGTGCGTCAGCAGTTTACGAGCGGCAAAGCGGCGATGATTTATGCGGAAACGGCGGAAATTAAGCTCGTCGAACCGGTCAATCTGGGCTTGTTTCCTTTCCCTGAAATCAGCGGCGAAAAGGGATCTCCCCGTGCGCTGACCGGATCTCCGGAAGGATTTATGATTTCCTCAAAAACGAAGCACCCAAAAGAAGCCATGGAATTTCTTCAGTTTTTAACCTCGAAAAAAATGGGAGAGAAGCTGATAAAAGATGTCGGTAAATACAGTGCGGTTCAGGGAACGGCGACAGAAAACAATACCTCCCCGATCCAGCGCGAAGCCGTCCAGGATATTGTCCGCGCCGAATCCATGGTGCCGTGGTTTGACATGGACGTTGACGTTGAAATCGCCGATGTGTATGCTGCGGGCGTCCAGCAGATGCTCGGCGGCACAATGACACCGCGCGAAGTAATGAAATCCGTACAGAAAGCAGCCCGGCAAGTCAAAGCGTCATCTGCTGAATAG